From one Oceanimonas doudoroffii genomic stretch:
- a CDS encoding MSHA biogenesis protein MshI yields the protein MFKWFKSARGGTPVGIYLTPSALYAVEEQYPQQVLERPVGAGETMASALTAMIIDRQWQGRRLRLALGRQAWRQVQLDKPAMPDEELAQALPWCMRELVDEPVEQLLFDYIDLPPGPQGVARIAVYYSRRAQLQTLVDAVTPLCEIDTLGVDELAMANLLNPEQRGLMLHKMPGQELTMTFIHQRQWHFSRTIRGFQALDDERMAVDQFVFDNLLLELQRSIDYATGQLRLNPPEQWFMALPARVTPAVQTAIRQVFDIQPESLSNEHLSPVSLPALGMLREE from the coding sequence ATGTTCAAATGGTTTAAATCCGCCCGCGGCGGTACTCCCGTGGGCATTTATCTGACACCTTCTGCCCTCTACGCGGTGGAAGAGCAGTACCCACAACAGGTGCTGGAGCGACCGGTGGGCGCCGGAGAAACCATGGCGTCTGCCCTGACCGCCATGATCATCGACCGGCAGTGGCAGGGGCGCAGACTACGGCTGGCTTTGGGTCGTCAGGCCTGGCGCCAGGTGCAGCTCGACAAACCGGCCATGCCCGATGAAGAACTGGCCCAGGCCCTGCCCTGGTGCATGCGCGAGCTGGTGGATGAGCCGGTAGAACAACTGCTGTTTGACTATATCGATCTGCCGCCGGGGCCCCAGGGGGTGGCACGCATTGCCGTGTACTACAGCCGGCGGGCGCAATTGCAGACCCTGGTGGATGCCGTTACGCCCTTGTGTGAAATCGACACCCTGGGGGTGGACGAGCTGGCCATGGCCAACCTGCTCAATCCCGAGCAACGGGGCCTGATGCTGCATAAAATGCCCGGTCAGGAGCTGACCATGACCTTTATTCACCAGCGTCAATGGCATTTTTCCCGCACCATTCGTGGCTTTCAGGCGCTGGACGACGAGCGCATGGCGGTGGATCAGTTCGTGTTTGACAACCTTCTGCTGGAGCTGCAGCGCAGCATTGACTATGCTACAGGTCAGCTCCGTTTGAACCCGCCTGAGCAATGGTTTATGGCCTTGCCGGCCCGGGTTACTCCGGCGGTACAAACGGCCATTCGCCAGGTGTTTGACATTCAGCCAGAGTCGCTCAGCAATGAGCACCTGTCGCCGGTAAGCCTGCCGGCGTTGGGCATGCTGCGGGAGGAATGA